A portion of the Simkania negevensis Z genome contains these proteins:
- a CDS encoding MFS transporter → MSLEDKTFYPHPKQRFALFVWFVSVLFIFFMLLVESSIWFFHSPLADKTLKQGFNYETIFDPFLLTVIFLQLPVACFIDEYGLRRTISLVMLVSALGMILLGLSNSTQVTWISLFIIGTGWTVTFASTLKMISNWFHFKHFALMVGWTSCIAFLSSSLAQFLNQFLLSHFKWTTISINYGLIGIIYSLFFFIILGHSTSGIKYDIYDDHQKAPFKEGVKLALKSKENWFIALFFGLVQGHRIPFLGLNIPILNAVYHIQFENGLKFNTYNLAAFVIGILFFCWISMYYKRRKTLMLTGTIIAAITFLLAFYFSPLPLVIVQGLYMISAFFSGAVFLAFVMIHEKNIPQVTATVTGLLIISMAFFHLITGWIIKIFVNLMNAENRGLLGLTVSELKILLIIFPLFTLLGLLFLSFTKETFGKQKIR, encoded by the coding sequence ATGAGTTTAGAAGACAAAACTTTTTATCCTCATCCAAAGCAACGTTTTGCTTTGTTTGTTTGGTTTGTTTCTGTTCTTTTTATTTTTTTTATGCTCTTAGTTGAATCAAGCATTTGGTTCTTTCATTCACCTTTAGCTGATAAGACCCTCAAACAGGGTTTTAACTACGAAACCATTTTCGATCCATTTCTTTTGACTGTGATATTCCTACAGCTACCTGTCGCTTGTTTTATCGATGAATATGGACTTCGTAGAACAATCAGTCTTGTCATGCTGGTAAGTGCTTTAGGAATGATTTTACTTGGATTAAGCAACTCTACACAAGTAACCTGGATTTCTCTTTTCATCATTGGAACAGGATGGACTGTAACATTTGCAAGCACCCTTAAAATGATTTCTAACTGGTTTCACTTTAAGCATTTCGCATTAATGGTAGGATGGACAAGTTGTATCGCCTTTTTAAGCAGTTCTCTTGCTCAATTTTTAAATCAATTTTTGCTTTCTCATTTTAAATGGACAACTATTTCCATTAATTATGGTCTAATTGGAATTATATATTCTTTATTCTTTTTTATAATCTTAGGTCATTCCACATCTGGGATCAAATATGACATTTATGACGATCATCAAAAAGCTCCTTTTAAAGAAGGGGTCAAATTAGCTTTAAAAAGCAAAGAAAATTGGTTTATCGCTCTTTTTTTTGGCTTAGTTCAAGGACATCGCATTCCGTTTTTAGGGCTAAATATCCCTATTCTAAACGCAGTATATCACATTCAGTTTGAAAACGGACTTAAGTTTAACACCTATAACTTAGCAGCCTTTGTAATCGGAATATTATTCTTTTGCTGGATTTCAATGTACTATAAACGACGAAAAACCTTGATGTTAACAGGAACCATTATTGCAGCAATAACGTTTCTTCTTGCATTTTACTTTTCGCCCTTACCCTTAGTCATTGTGCAAGGTCTTTACATGATTAGCGCGTTTTTTTCAGGAGCTGTTTTCCTTGCCTTTGTCATGATTCATGAGAAAAATATTCCTCAAGTCACAGCAACAGTTACAGGTCTACTCATTATTAGCATGGCTTTTTTTCACTTAATTACAGGATGGATTATTAAGATTTTTGTAAATTTGATGAATGCTGAAAACAGAGGACTTTTAGGACTTACAGTCAGCGAATTAAAGATACTTCTAATCATCTTTCCTTTGTTTACGTTACTAGGTCTATTATTTTTATCCTTTACTAAAGAAACATTTGGAAAACAAAAAATTCGTTAA